One genomic region from Proteus vulgaris encodes:
- a CDS encoding PLP-dependent aminotransferase family protein, with translation MVQPRYKSLVDKLANEIRIGKLLPGTRLPTHRHLATEHKMSLATASRVYAELESMGLIIGETGRGTFVRELSLPINHGIENPTAADMLDLNFNYPSLPIQAELLRTELKRLATSGEIESLLRYQPHSGKLHDKIVISQYLKNKEITVEPENIIITNGAQQGIAITLLSTFKPGDVVAVDALSYPGFKLAALAHHLEILPIPITPSGTDLDKLEDLCKKRAIRALYCIPTLHNPMGWVLTLKQRQQLIALAKKYHFMIIEDATYAFLVKKAPPAIVVLAPDITFYISGFSKNIASGLRVGFIVAPKNTISSLERAMRVTTWNTPALMTSIVCQWVKDGVVDKLERLLRKDAQQRQKIVSEIFEGLSYIHHPTSYFLWIPLPEDVRADKIVASLHQLQISVATAEPYATTTNIPHAIRIALASIDIDLLRDALRKIREVIEYQIDL, from the coding sequence ATGGTTCAACCCCGTTATAAATCTTTAGTTGATAAATTGGCGAACGAGATCCGTATAGGAAAATTACTACCGGGTACACGTTTACCAACACATCGACATTTAGCCACAGAGCATAAAATGTCTCTCGCAACGGCAAGTCGTGTATACGCTGAGTTAGAAAGTATGGGTTTGATCATTGGTGAAACGGGAAGAGGGACTTTTGTTCGTGAGTTGTCGCTTCCGATAAATCATGGAATAGAAAATCCTACGGCAGCAGATATGTTGGATCTTAATTTCAATTATCCCTCATTGCCTATTCAAGCTGAATTATTGCGTACCGAGCTAAAAAGATTAGCGACATCAGGTGAAATCGAATCATTACTTCGCTATCAGCCACACAGTGGCAAATTGCACGATAAAATAGTAATTTCTCAATATCTTAAAAATAAAGAAATCACGGTTGAACCTGAAAATATTATTATTACTAACGGCGCACAACAAGGTATTGCGATTACATTATTAAGTACTTTTAAACCGGGGGATGTTGTTGCAGTAGATGCATTAAGTTATCCCGGATTTAAATTAGCAGCACTCGCTCATCATTTGGAAATATTACCTATTCCCATAACACCGTCGGGAACAGATTTAGATAAACTGGAAGATCTATGTAAAAAAAGGGCAATACGCGCACTTTATTGCATTCCTACACTGCATAATCCAATGGGATGGGTATTAACACTAAAACAGCGACAACAATTAATTGCTTTGGCGAAAAAATACCATTTTATGATAATTGAAGACGCGACCTATGCTTTTTTAGTTAAAAAAGCACCACCTGCAATTGTTGTCTTAGCACCAGATATTACATTTTACATTTCAGGATTTTCTAAAAATATAGCATCCGGGTTAAGAGTCGGCTTTATTGTTGCTCCCAAAAACACTATTTCATCGTTAGAACGAGCAATGAGAGTAACGACATGGAATACACCTGCATTAATGACTTCAATTGTCTGCCAATGGGTGAAAGATGGCGTTGTTGATAAGCTAGAACGTTTATTACGTAAAGATGCACAGCAACGACAAAAAATAGTGAGTGAAATATTTGAAGGGCTTTCTTATATTCATCATCCAACTTCCTATTTTTTATGGATCCCTTTACCTGAAGATGTTAGGGCGGATAAAATCGTCGCTTCATTACATCAATTACAAATATCTGTTGCGACCGCTGAGCCTTATGCCACAACAACCAATATTCCTCATGCCATTCGTATTGCATTAGCTTCAATTGATATTGATTTATTGCGTGACGCATTAAGGAAAATTAGAGAGGTTATTGAATATCAAATTGATTTATAA